The segment ATTAGAATGTTCACGCGACCTTCGAGCTCAGGGAATTGAGATCTAAAAACCGGGATCAAAGACTCACGAGAGTCCACCACCGTGATTTGCACCGTAGGATCCAAATCTGCCAAAGCAGAAATATGAAAACCTGAACCAAGACCTACGATCACCACATGATTTGAAGGAAATGCCCCCAAAGAGTAAACCCATTTTAAAGCTTCACCGCGAGGATCACGCAAAGAAGCCAGAGCTTGGCCTTCTTCGAAAGAAATAAGTGAAGATTCATGATTTTCTGAGAAAGTAATCATAGACATAATTATGCTGCCCTTTGCGATGAAGTGATTTTCTTTTTAAGCGCGCGAACTTCTTTATGATCCGGATTCCACAAGAGCACTCTTTCCATTTCCAGGAGGGCCTTGTCGATCTGACCGGTGGTGCAGAAAAGATTGATCAGAACCAAAGACATATCTTCGTCCTCTTCAACCTCACCAAGATAGTTTTGCAAAGCTTCAATGGCTTTCAACGTCTTGCCATCACGCAATCCCCAGTTCGCCGCCAGATGTGCAGCCGTTCTGTTTTGAGGCTTGATATCCAGCGCAGTTTCAAGGTTTGCCCAAGCGAGTTCACTGTCACCAAACTGGTTGTGAACCATTGCCAAACCGACCCACGCTTTATCATTTTCGGGATTAATTTCGACAGCTTTACGGAAGCAATACAAAGATTTGTCGAAGTCATTTCTTTGCACTTCCAAAGTTCCGAAATTCACCAATAACACGTCGGACTGAGTGTTCACGGTGTAAGCTTTATTGTAGTACTCTTCAGCACCATCAAAGTCGCCTTGGCGAACAAAGATATTGCCCATGTTTTTGTAAAGTTCGAAGAGATTGTCATCTTCCTCTGTTAATACAGAAAGAGCTTCAAAATATTTATCTAGAGCTTCTTGATCGCGTCCCACTTTATAGAGAGCTGTCGCCAACCCGAACAGGCTTTCAAAGCCATAGTCTACGGTGACTAAGTTCTTTCTGACGATCAAAGCTTCTTGCAGACGAGCCGTCTTGTCCAAGCAGAAGGCCAAAAGCTTCAGAGTCTCTGGATTGTTTGAATCGCGATTGCTGGCTTCACGCAAAAGATTCAATGCCAGTTTATACTCTCTGTGTTTTGCCAATATGCGAGCATTTAACAGATAGGTCGGAATTTTCGCGTCACGAGCCGGTGTTGGAAGATCTGTTTGAATTTCCGATTCGAAATCCGCGATCGCCTGTTGCGGGTCAAAATAAATTCTGCCAGCGCCTTCATTGAAATTTTCTATAGATGAGTTCTCACCTTGATTCTCGGTGATTTTGTCACTGGACTTTTGAACGAACTGATTTTCCAACATCTGCATGGATCTCCTCCG is part of the Bdellovibrio svalbardensis genome and harbors:
- a CDS encoding tetratricopeptide repeat protein, encoding MQMLENQFVQKSSDKITENQGENSSIENFNEGAGRIYFDPQQAIADFESEIQTDLPTPARDAKIPTYLLNARILAKHREYKLALNLLREASNRDSNNPETLKLLAFCLDKTARLQEALIVRKNLVTVDYGFESLFGLATALYKVGRDQEALDKYFEALSVLTEEDDNLFELYKNMGNIFVRQGDFDGAEEYYNKAYTVNTQSDVLLVNFGTLEVQRNDFDKSLYCFRKAVEINPENDKAWVGLAMVHNQFGDSELAWANLETALDIKPQNRTAAHLAANWGLRDGKTLKAIEALQNYLGEVEEDEDMSLVLINLFCTTGQIDKALLEMERVLLWNPDHKEVRALKKKITSSQRAA